In Deltaproteobacteria bacterium, the sequence GAGCAGATCAGCTCCGGTCTCGAGAATGTGTTCAACTTTTTCGTCCACCATGGACGTCGAGATCCGGGGCATCTTCACGGCGAAGGTCCCCCCGAAACCGCAACAATCTTCTGCGCCTGGCAAAGGGACTACTTCCAGTCCCCGGACCATCTTCAGGATTTTTTCAGGTCCATCCGAGACTCCCAGCCAGCGCCTGGTATGGCAACTGTTGTGGAAGGTTGCCCGGCCACGGACCTCCACGGGCAGTGCTTCGACCTTAAGGACCTCGGTAAGGAATTCCGAGAATTCATAGGTTTTAACTGCCAATGTTTCCGCCTCTCTTTCCTCCGGTCGGCCGCTGAAGAGGCGGGGGTAGTTGTGACGGATCATGCCCACACACGATCCGGAAAGGGAAACCACGTGACTGCTGCTGCGAAAGGCCCGGATCATGGCCCGGGCCGACTTTCTGGCCTCTTCAGGATAGCCGCTGTTGAAGGCCGGTTGTCCACAACAGGTTTGTTCCTTCGGAAACTCTACCGTTACGCCGAGCTTCCGAAGGACCCGGACCGCGCTTTTTCCCACCTCGGGAAAAAGCCCATCGCACAAACAGGTGATCATCAGGGAAGCCTGCATCGAATTAACAGACTCCAAGGTATTGTTGCATGAGTGCTCCATTGGCCTTTAAATGGTCGGCCGTCCCTTCGTAAACAATCGACCCTTTATCAATCGCGTAAACCCGGTCGCTGACGCCCAGGGCAAACTCGGCATTTTGTTCGGCCAATAGGATGGTCACCCCTTTTTCTTTAAGTTCCCTGATTTTGGAGGCCAGGCTTTGCACGATCACCGGTGCCAGACCGGCCGTGGGCTCATCGAGCAGCAACAGTTCAGGCCCTCCCATCAGGGTTCTGGCAATGGTCAGCATCTGCTGCTCTCCTCCGCTCAAATTCCCTCCTTTCTGGCCGCCCAGGTCCTTCAGTTTAGGGAAAAGTTGATAGATCTCTTCGAACATCGTCTTGGGCTTCTTCTCCCGCCAGCCTAATTCCAGGTTTTCCCGAACCGTAAGATCGGAGAATATCCAACGATGTTCCGGAACAAACCCGATCCCCATCTGAACGATCTGGTAGGACTTTTGACCCCCAATCTCCCGGCCTTTAAATTGGACACTCCCTGACCGCGGCCGAGTCAGGCCGATGATACTTGAGAGCGTCGTCGTTTTCCCGGCCCCGTTTCTTCCCAACAGGCAAACCACTTCCTTTTTCTGAACCTGCAGGGAAACCTTGAAAATGGCCTGAAAGATATCGTAATAGGTGTCGATCTCCTTAACATTGAGCAGCATCTTTTTCTCTCCCGAAATAGACTTCCTGGACCCTAACATTGGTCCGGATTTCCGCCGGGGTCCCGGCGGCGATGACCGCTCCGAAATTCATAACCGTCAGATAAGAAGCGATACTGAAAACCATATCCATCTTGTGCTCGGTAAACAGGATAGTCAGGGATTTTTCCCCGGAAATCTTCTGGATGAGTTCGATAGTCTCATTCGTTTCCACCGGAGACATCCCGCAGGTCGGTTCATCCAACAGTAAAAGCTCAGGGGCCGAGGCCAGGGTAATCCCCAGTTCAAGCCTTTTGCGGTCTCCGGCCGAAAGCACCCCGGCAATCTCCTTTGACCGGTCCGTCAATCGGACCATGGCCAGGCATTCTTCCGTTTGCTCCAGGACCAGTTTTTTTGAGGGAGAATAGAAATTCAGGCCATATCCTCTTGAATACAATACGGCCGCCTGGACGTTTTCGAATACCGTCAGCCTGGGAAATATCTTGGTCACCTGGAAAGACCTCCCCAGGCCCATAGGGATGATCCTCTGAGGGCGAAACCGGGTAATGTCTTCCCCTTTAAAAAAAACCGAGCCGGTATCGCTCCGGTAGTATCCGCTGATCAAATTGAATAGCGTGGATTTTCCGGCCCCGTTAGGTCCGATCACGCAGTAAATCTGACCCCGGGACACTTCCAGATCGACCTGGGCCACCGCTTGTACGCCACCGAAAGATTTGGATAACGCCTTGACTTCTAAAATAGCCATGGACTTTCAGTCCTTTCTCTGCCAGGAGGTGTATTTATCGACCACGAGACCGGCAACCCCTTTCGGGCAAAAAAGGACGATAAGGACCAGAATCGTCCCCATGGTAAATAGCCAGTACTTCATGTAAGAGGTGACAAAGGTACTGAGGAGGACCATGATGGCCGCCCCCACAGCCGGACCGAGGAAAAGGTTCATGCCCCCTAGTACGCTCATAAGCACCACTTCTCCGGAAAAGGTCCAGGAAAGTATATCCGGGGCCACGGAGGTTTCCAGAAAAGCGTAGAGAACACCTGCCACACCGGCAAAAAAGGCCGAGGTCACAAAAGCGATAAAACGGTATTGCTGCCCTTTCATCCCGATAAAGGTAGCCCTTATGGGGTCTTCCTTCAGCGCTCTCAGCAGCAAACCATAAGGAGAGCGGACGATCCTCCAAACGGCATAGAGGCAGAGGACCGTGACGGCCAAAGCAAAAAAATACAAATTGATATAGCTGGCCTCCGTAGAAATAAAGGCCGGGACCGGAATCCCCTGGACTCCGTCATCACCGAAAGTAAAGCTCCGCCACTTGAAGGCTGCGGTGTAAGCGATCTGACAGAAGGCAATAGTAATGGTGGCGAAATAAAAGGCCCCCTGGACGCGGACGCTGAAAAAGGCGGCGATCATGCCGGCAAGGGCAGCGGCAACAGGACCGGCCAACATAGCCAGGACAGGCGGAAAGGAGGTCTTTACCAGAAGGAGAGCACAAGTATAGGCGCCGATCCCGAAAAAGGCGGCGTGGCCTAAGGACATCATACCTCCGTATCCCAATACCAGATTGAAACTGGTCGCAAAAAGGATCCAGATAATCACCTTAGTCGCCAGGAAAAGATAGTAAGGGGAAAGACCTTTTTCCAGGATATAGGGAAGGATGACCAGGGCAAGGCCCAGAATGAAGCATCCAAACCAGCGCATCCCCTTATTATCGGTTTGTTCTTTTTTTTGATCCTTTTTCAAAATACCTCCGAAAAATGCGGTGCAAGGCATACGGTTTAAGATTTCCCTTTGAGCTTTACGCTTTCAGCCTTGCGCCTTGCACCTTGCACCGTAGACCTTAAACTTTGACCGGTGACGACTTGCCGAGAAGCCCGTTGGGCCTGACGACGATTACGATCCCACCTAATATATAGATAAATGCCATGGCATACTGGGGGAGCACGAGGATCCCGAAGGAATACATCATGCCGGCGATCAAGGCCCCCAGGAGGGCTCCCCAGACATTTCCCAGGCCACCGATAATGGCGACGGTGAAGCATTCAGCGATGATCTCCGTATCCATCCCCAGAGAGATTCGGACAGCCGGCGCTATGGTTGCCCCTGCCAGTCCTCCCAGGAAAGTCGCCATCATGAAGACGATGGTAAAGAGACGGTTCGCGGGGTAACCCAAGAGTCCCACCATCTCCCGATGTTCTGCGGCACCCCTCATAAGTTTTCCGAGGTTTGTCCTGTTGAGCATGAGCCACATAACAACGGCGATCGCTCCGCCAAGGCCGATAATGAAAAGATGGTAGGCCGGAAACTGGTGACCGAGAACAATGACTGATCCCGCCATATATGACGGGAGACTAACCATCCTGAGATCGACCCCCCAGATCATTCTTACCGCGTCGCTGAAGACGAAGACAAGACCGAAGGTCAAAAGCATCTGCAGCAGGTGTTCCTTTTCATAGATGCGACGGAGCAGAAAAACCTCGACGACTCCTCCCAGAACGGCAGTCAGGCTCGGTACAATGAGAAAGGCCGCCCAAAAGCCGAAGGAGCCGGCCAGCAGGGTGGTCGCCGTGAAGGCCAGGTACGCCCCCATCATGTAGAAGGAACCATGGGCGAAATTAATAACCCGCATGACTCCGAAAACGAGGGTCAGCCCCGAGGCCATGATGAAAAGGATCATGGCCCGGCTGAGGCCGCTCACAAATTGGGCAAAAAGCATGGCATCGGAAAAAATCATGTTCCAGCATCCCTCAACTTTTAAAATTCCAACTCAAAGAATCCTGATGAATTATTCAGCATCCACCAGCATCCAGCATCTACCCCCCCTATTTGCGGTCTTTTCTCGCTGCTACGATCTCCTCACAGGTGGGAGTGATCTCTTTTACGTGCGCGGTGTAGATGTCCTTCATGATGGGAAAGGGATAGTTGGGAACGTTGGCAATCTGTCCCCAGAAGACCGGGGCCAACACCTGATGATCGTAGGCCCGCATCGTCTGGGGACCGCTGGCCGTCTGAATGGTGAGACCCTCCAGGGCCTTGATGACATCTTCCGTCCTGGCACTTTTTGCCTTCAGCATGGCTTCTATGAGGAACCTGGCGCCTGAGTAACCAGCGAGCACGCCCTCCCCCGGATATTGCTGGGGATCACCTTTCTGAGTGGTGTAGTCCACGTATCTCTTGCGGAACTCCTTATTTGCCGGTATTTCAGGATAATACCAGAAATAGCTCAACCCGGAATAGGCGCCGACGGGGTAGCTTTCCTTCAACACCTGGGCAAACAGGGGATCAGCAAGCCAATAGTGGAAGTAGGCTACCTTATCAAAAAGACCAAACATCTTTGCTTGCTTCGGGAAGGGTATATGGGATGCTCCTCCGAAACAGCCGAAGACGGCGTCCGGTTTCTGCGCCATGACCGAACTGAGGTAAGGCGTATAGTCCGTCTCTCCCAATTTGACCCATGATTCCCCTACGATGACCGCGTTGGGATTGGCCTTTTTAAGCCCTTTTTTAAAATTATCCGCCAGGGAATGGCCCAGCTCAAAATCATCCCCGATAATATACCACTTCTTATAGGGTTTGGAGCCTGCGAAAGCGCCGCCCGACTGCCCGACGATGTCCGCACTCTGACAGGACCGAAAGACGTAGCGATGCCCCAGTTCACCGGTCAGGCGGTGAGTATAGGCGGCATGGACCATGAAGATCTTCTTCTTGGTTTTCGCGAATTCCGATACCGCCAGGGCTGCGCTGCTGTTGATCGTACCGGCCAGGAAGTCCACGTTTTCTTTCAGGACCAGTTCCCGGGCATGGGCCAGGGCCTCATCGGCCTTAAACTTGTCGTCCCGGGTAATGATCTCGATCTTACGTCCGTTCAAACCGCCCTTGGCGTTAAACTCGTCTATGGCCAGTTGCCAGCCGCTGAGGGCCAGCTTGGTGATAAAGGAGGTCGCCCCGCTGTATGAATCGATCATACCGATCTTAATCGGCGCTTCACAACGACCGGTCTGTGGCCCGGCTAAAATGATTAACCCCGCCAGAACGATCCCCACCAGACACACATTAAAAAATCTTTTTTTGAATTCCATGATTTTCCTCCTTTAGTACGAAAATAGATTCCGATTTCGGATTTTAAATTTTCGATATTCGGTTTTTCATGCTTCGTGGCGCTCGCCCCGGGCATGAGGGGTTAATAAAAAAGGGTCTTTAGCTTAATCTTTCCGGCCCCACTTGGCCATCCACTTTGATTTTACTTTTACATTAACCGTGTAAATCGGCCATTCCCCGTTGAGGGCCCGCACCACCTGGGTCATGGGTCTTTGATGCAGTTCCTTATCAGCCGTCACCGAATACCAGGCACTATGCCCGGTGAGAATCACATTAGGCATGGTGAGCAAGGCATTGTCCGAAGTCATAGGTTCATCAATGGTAACGTCAATACCGGCCCCGGCAATAAGACCTTCCCGTAAGGCCTGAATCAGCCCCCCCTGATCGACACATCCCCCCCGGGAGGTATTGATAAAATAGGCGGTGGGTTTCATCTTCTTAAATTCCTGATAGCCGAACAAATTGCTCGTTTCAGAGGTGAGGGGGGTGTGGGTGCTGATGAAATCCGATTCCTTAAGCAGCGTTGCGAAATCAACCGGCTGGATACCGCGGCTTTCCATCACCGGGCCGAGGACATAGGGGTCATAAGCAATCACCCGCATCCCCAATCCCTTGGCTTTCAGAGCCGTGGCCGTGCCTATCTTGCCCAGACCGACGATGCCCAGGGTCTGATCCCGCATCCGGAAGATGGGATGGACGATGGCCATCAAGGACTTTCGGTCTATGGTCAGAACAACCGGTTTTTCCCGGACCGCCTTATCGATCTGGAGCAGCCGATGCCCCAGAGCCAGCATTAAGGTTATGGCCGCACCGGAGACTTCGTCGAGGCAGTAATCAGGCACGTTGGTAATTGCTATCCCGAGGTCGGTGGCGGCCTCCAGGTCGGTTTTGTCGTACCCGATGCCGACCCCGGCAATCAGGCGGCATTTGGGAAGGGCGCTCAGCAGGCGCCGATTAAAAGGATGGATGGAGACCACACCGATAATAGCGTCGGCGTCATGGGCCTGGGCGATAATCTCCTCTTCCGTCATCCAGACCCCTTTGACCAGGGTTGCCCCCAAGGGGTCCAGCAGTTCATCTCCAAAATCGACACCCGGCATGGCGATAATATTAACTACCTTCAAACCCATAAACT encodes:
- a CDS encoding ABC transporter substrate-binding protein, with the protein product MEFKKRFFNVCLVGIVLAGLIILAGPQTGRCEAPIKIGMIDSYSGATSFITKLALSGWQLAIDEFNAKGGLNGRKIEIITRDDKFKADEALAHARELVLKENVDFLAGTINSSAALAVSEFAKTKKKIFMVHAAYTHRLTGELGHRYVFRSCQSADIVGQSGGAFAGSKPYKKWYIIGDDFELGHSLADNFKKGLKKANPNAVIVGESWVKLGETDYTPYLSSVMAQKPDAVFGCFGGASHIPFPKQAKMFGLFDKVAYFHYWLADPLFAQVLKESYPVGAYSGLSYFWYYPEIPANKEFRKRYVDYTTQKGDPQQYPGEGVLAGYSGARFLIEAMLKAKSARTEDVIKALEGLTIQTASGPQTMRAYDHQVLAPVFWGQIANVPNYPFPIMKDIYTAHVKEITPTCEEIVAARKDRK
- a CDS encoding C-terminal binding protein is translated as MGLKVVNIIAMPGVDFGDELLDPLGATLVKGVWMTEEEIIAQAHDADAIIGVVSIHPFNRRLLSALPKCRLIAGVGIGYDKTDLEAATDLGIAITNVPDYCLDEVSGAAITLMLALGHRLLQIDKAVREKPVVLTIDRKSLMAIVHPIFRMRDQTLGIVGLGKIGTATALKAKGLGMRVIAYDPYVLGPVMESRGIQPVDFATLLKESDFISTHTPLTSETSNLFGYQEFKKMKPTAYFINTSRGGCVDQGGLIQALREGLIAGAGIDVTIDEPMTSDNALLTMPNVILTGHSAWYSVTADKELHQRPMTQVVRALNGEWPIYTVNVKVKSKWMAKWGRKD
- a CDS encoding ABC transporter ATP-binding protein yields the protein MLNVKEIDTYYDIFQAIFKVSLQVQKKEVVCLLGRNGAGKTTTLSSIIGLTRPRSGSVQFKGREIGGQKSYQIVQMGIGFVPEHRWIFSDLTVRENLELGWREKKPKTMFEEIYQLFPKLKDLGGQKGGNLSGGEQQMLTIARTLMGGPELLLLDEPTAGLAPVIVQSLASKIRELKEKGVTILLAEQNAEFALGVSDRVYAIDKGSIVYEGTADHLKANGALMQQYLGVC
- a CDS encoding ABC transporter ATP-binding protein, encoding MLEVKALSKSFGGVQAVAQVDLEVSRGQIYCVIGPNGAGKSTLFNLISGYYRSDTGSVFFKGEDITRFRPQRIIPMGLGRSFQVTKIFPRLTVFENVQAAVLYSRGYGLNFYSPSKKLVLEQTEECLAMVRLTDRSKEIAGVLSAGDRKRLELGITLASAPELLLLDEPTCGMSPVETNETIELIQKISGEKSLTILFTEHKMDMVFSIASYLTVMNFGAVIAAGTPAEIRTNVRVQEVYFGREKDAAQC
- a CDS encoding branched-chain amino acid ABC transporter permease codes for the protein MIFSDAMLFAQFVSGLSRAMILFIMASGLTLVFGVMRVINFAHGSFYMMGAYLAFTATTLLAGSFGFWAAFLIVPSLTAVLGGVVEVFLLRRIYEKEHLLQMLLTFGLVFVFSDAVRMIWGVDLRMVSLPSYMAGSVIVLGHQFPAYHLFIIGLGGAIAVVMWLMLNRTNLGKLMRGAAEHREMVGLLGYPANRLFTIVFMMATFLGGLAGATIAPAVRISLGMDTEIIAECFTVAIIGGLGNVWGALLGALIAGMMYSFGILVLPQYAMAFIYILGGIVIVVRPNGLLGKSSPVKV
- a CDS encoding (Fe-S)-binding protein yields the protein MQASLMITCLCDGLFPEVGKSAVRVLRKLGVTVEFPKEQTCCGQPAFNSGYPEEARKSARAMIRAFRSSSHVVSLSGSCVGMIRHNYPRLFSGRPEEREAETLAVKTYEFSEFLTEVLKVEALPVEVRGRATFHNSCHTRRWLGVSDGPEKILKMVRGLEVVPLPGAEDCCGFGGTFAVKMPRISTSMVDEKVEHILETGADLLVSLDMSCLMNIGGRLQREAHPVRVMHLAQLLDEGWLPHGR
- a CDS encoding branched-chain amino acid ABC transporter permease; the protein is MKKDQKKEQTDNKGMRWFGCFILGLALVILPYILEKGLSPYYLFLATKVIIWILFATSFNLVLGYGGMMSLGHAAFFGIGAYTCALLLVKTSFPPVLAMLAGPVAAALAGMIAAFFSVRVQGAFYFATITIAFCQIAYTAAFKWRSFTFGDDGVQGIPVPAFISTEASYINLYFFALAVTVLCLYAVWRIVRSPYGLLLRALKEDPIRATFIGMKGQQYRFIAFVTSAFFAGVAGVLYAFLETSVAPDILSWTFSGEVVLMSVLGGMNLFLGPAVGAAIMVLLSTFVTSYMKYWLFTMGTILVLIVLFCPKGVAGLVVDKYTSWQRKD